A window from Megalobrama amblycephala isolate DHTTF-2021 linkage group LG9, ASM1881202v1, whole genome shotgun sequence encodes these proteins:
- the nrsn1l gene encoding neurensin 1-like — MASCSEVCGSGHAVDSSCRVFGVRSYLHHFYEECTASMREQQEDFQGQRSPLRWSSGFWKVTLAVGVVLLTVGLVVMTVGYAIPTRIEAFGEGELLFVDRQAMRHNHSLHICVLVGTGLLSLGGFLMAGGILKSNFSTTPTQKEDSRGERKGGTRVLSAMRSPADPVMKPPSPASSDVSPLAREDKVQHCS, encoded by the exons ATGGCCTCTTGCTCTGAGGTTTGTGGGTCTGGTCACGCGGTCGACTCCAGCTGTCGTGTTTTCGGAGTGCGCTCCTATTTACACCACTTCTACGAGGAGTGCACAGCCTCAATGAGGGAGCAGCAAGAGGATTTTCAGGGCCAGAGATCACCACTGCGGTGGAGCTCAGGCTTCTGGAAG GTCACTCTTGCGGTTGGTGTCGTACTCCTGACTGTGGGGCTCGTGGTCATGACAGTGGGCTATGCCATCCCCACTCGCATTGAAGCTTTCGGTGAAGGCGAACTGCTGTTCGTGGACCGACAGGCCATGCGCCACAATCACTCGCTACACATATGTGTTCTGGTCGGGACGGGGCTTCTCAGTCTGGGCGGGTTTCTGATGGCAGGTGGAATCCTGAAGTCTAACTTCTCCACAACTCCCACCCAAAAGGAAGACTCAAGAGGAGAACGGAAGGGGGGTACCAGAGTCCTGAGTGCAATGAGAAGCCCAGCAGACCCTGTAATGAAGCCTCCCAGTCCAGCCTCTAGTGACGTGTCTCCTCTCGCTAGGGAAGATAAAGTTCAGCATTGCTCATAA